In Oncorhynchus mykiss isolate Arlee chromosome 1, USDA_OmykA_1.1, whole genome shotgun sequence, the following proteins share a genomic window:
- the LOC110522068 gene encoding ELKS/Rab6-interacting/CAST family member 1 isoform X6: MYGSARSVGRADANHSGGGRDAGRDGGSSQGSGRSPRLPRSPRMGHRRTNSTGGSGGCPGGAGGKTLSMENIQSLNAAYATSGPMYLSDNEVAMSDRVNKSGREMTTMGRQRVTYGSRASAGGGGGVAASTPNIATSAPANAVLPGGMMAGDSLAFGDHHMASTVPHSLRQARDNTILDLQAQLKEVLRENELLCREVEVKESKLSSSMNSIKTFWSPELKKERALRKDEVSKITVWKEQYRVVQDETQHLHMTVQALQDELRIQRDLNQLLQQDPASQGRELALNSEPTEENYRRLHGDHERQAKELFLLRKTLEEMELRIDTQKQTLGARDESIKKLLEMLQSKGPSAKASEEDQERTRRLADAEMHRHHLESLLDQRDRETTALREELHRRYEGTPESTKTKALQTVIDMKDAKINSLERGLRDMEEEVMMLKSNGLLSCEERQEDMKQMEVYRSHTKFMKNKMDQVKQDMSRKDTELLGLQTKLETLTNQFSDSKQHIEVLKESLTAKEQRAAILQTEVDALRLRLEEKETTLNKKSKQIQEMSEEKGTLNGEIHDLKDMLEVKERKVNVLQKKIENLQEQLRDKEKQMSSLKERVKSLQTDTSNTDTALNTLEESLAEKERIIERLKEQRDRDDREKTEEIDSNKKELKDLKEKVSLLQGDLSDRETNLLDLKEHASSLASSGLKKDSKLKSMEISLDHKKEECLKLENHLKRAQNATLEAKANTELSERITSLEQEVTRHREDSGKAQAEVDRLLEILREMENEKNDKDRKINELENQSSRQTKDQSKKVASLKHKEQVEKSRNARLVDEAKKREDNISESSQQVKDSLRLKTERIEELEEALRESVQITAEREMVLAQEEAARNHQEKQIEELLGAMEKVKQELESMRAKLSSTQQSLCEKETHLTTLRAERRKHLEEVLEMKQEALLAAISEKDANIALLELSSSKKKKTQDEVALLKREKDRLVQQLKQQTQNRMKLMADNYEDDHLKTAPDQTNHKPSPDQDDEEGIWA; encoded by the exons ATGTACGGCAGCGCCCGTTCCGTTGGCCGAGCGGATGCCAACCACAGCGGAGGAGGGAGAGACgctgggagggatggggggagcaGCCAGGGTTCTGGGCGCTCCCCTCGTCTCCCCCGCTCACCACGGATGGGTCACCGTCGCACCAACAGCACGGGGGGCAGCGGAGGATGTCCAGGCGGAGCGGGGGGTAAGACCCTCTCCATGGAGAACATCCAGTCCCTCAATGCAGCCTACGCCACCTCAGGACCCATGTACCTGAGCGACAACGAGGTCGCCATGTCCGACCGCGTTAACAAGAGCGGTCGGGAGATGACCACAATGGGGCGACAGAGGGTGACATACGGGTCAAGGGCGAGCGCAGGTGGGGGTGGAGGCGTGGCAGCCAGCACACCAAACATCGCCACGTCGGCCCCAGCCAACGCTGTGCTCCCTGGGGGAATGATGGCAGGTGACTCCCTGGCTTTTGGGGATCACCACATGGCCTCTACGGTGCCCCACTCCCTGAGACAAGCCCGGGATAACACCATACTGGACCTGCAGGCCCAGCTCAAAGAG GTTCTGCGTGAGAATGAGTTGCTGTGTCGTGAGGTGGAGGTGAAGGAGAGCAAGCTGAGTTCCTCCATGAACTCCATAAAGACCTTCTGGAGCCCTGAGCTGAAGAAGGAGAGAGCCCTAAGGAAGGACGAGGTGTCCAAGATCACTGTCTGGAAGGAACAATACCGCGTGGTGCAAGACGAGACACAG cacCTCCACATGACGGTCCAGGCCTTGCAGGATGAATTGAGGATCCAGAGAGACCTGAACCAGCTGCTCCAGCAGGACCCTGCCAGCCAGGGTCGCGAACTGGCCCTGAACTCTGAACCCACGGAGGAGAACTACCGGCGGCTTCATGGGGACCACGAGCGTCAGGCCAAGGAGCTGTTCCTGCTCAGAAAGACCCTGGAGGAGATGGAGCTGAGGATAGACACCCAGAAACAGACCCTGGGTGCCAGGGACGAGTCCATCAAGAAACTGCTGGAGATGCTGCAGAGCAAAG GGCCGTCGGCTAAGGCCTCAGAGGAAGACCAGGAGAGAACCAGGAGACTGGCTGATGCTGAGATGCACAGACACCATCTAGAGTCCCTACTggaccagagagacagggagacgacTGCTCTACGAGAG GAGCTGCATCGTCGATACGAGGGAACCCCAGAGTCCACCAAAACCAAGGCTCTACAGACAGTCATCGACATGAAg GATGCTAAGATCAACTCTCTGGAGCGAGGTCTGAgggacatggaggaggaggtgatgatGCTCAAGTCCAACGGCCTGCTGAGCtgtgaggagagacaggaggataTGAAACAGATGGAGGTCTACCGCAGCCACACCAAGTTCATGAAGAACAAG atggacCAAGTAAAGCAGGACATGTCCAGGAAGGACACAGAGCTGCTAGGTTTACAGACCAAGCTGGAGACTCTGACCAACCAGTTCTCTGATAGCAAACAGCACATTGAGGTCCTCAAGGAGTCGCTGACCGCTAAAGAACAACGAGCAGCCATCCTACAgacagag GTGGATGCGTTGCGCCTGCGACTGGAGGAGAAGGAGACCACGCTGAACAAGAAGAGTAAACAGATCCAGGAGATGTCTGAGGAGAAGGGCACGCTCAACGGAGAGATCCACGACCTCAAGGACATGCTGGAGGTCAAGGAGCGCAAGGTCAACGTCCTGCAGAAGAAG attgAGAACCTGCAGGAACAGCTGAGAGACAAGGAGAAGCAGATGAGCAGCCTGAAGGAGAGAGTCAAGtctctacagacagacacctcTAACACAGACACAGCTCTTAACACACTGGAGGAGTCCCTCGCTgagaag GAGCGCATCATCGAGCGTCTGAAGGAGCAGAGAGACCGAGACGACAGGGAGAAGACTGAGGAGATCGACAGCAACAAGAAAGAACTGAAGGATCTGAAGGAGAAAGTCAGTCTGCTGCAGGGAGATCTGTCTGacagagag acCAATCTGTTGGACCTAAAGGAGCATGCATCATCCCTGGCCTCCTCGGGGCTGAAGAAGGACTCCAAGCTGAAGAGTATGGAGATCTCTCTGGACCATAAGAAGGAGGAGTGTCTCAAACTGGAGAACCATCTTAAGAGG gcCCAGAATGCGACTTTGGAGGCCAAGGCAAACACGGAGCTGTCGGAACGCATCACCTCCCTGGAGCAGGAAGTGACCCGACACAGAGAGGATTCTGGCAAGGCTCAGGCAGAGGTGGACCGGCTGCTGGAGAtcctgagagagatggagaatgagaAGAACGACAAGGACCGCAAGATCAACGAGCTGGAGAA TCAGTCCTCCAG GCAGACCAAGGACCAGAGTAAGAAGGTGGCGTCCCTGAAACATAAGGAGCAGGTGGAGAAGAGTAGGAACGCCCGACTGGTGGACGAAGCTAAAAAGAGAGAGGACAACATCTCAGAGAGCTCTCAACAGGTCaag GACTCTCTGCGGTTGAAGACTGAGCGTATCGAGGAGTTAGAGGAGGCTCTGAGGGAGAGTGTTCAGattacagcagagagagaaatggtgctGGCACAGGAGGAAGCTGCCAGGAACCACCAGGAGAAACAg aTTGAGGAGCTGCTGGGGGCCATGGAGAAGGTTAAACAGGAGCTGGAGTCTATGAGGGCCAAGCTATCATCTACCCAACAGTCCCTGTGTGAGAAGGAGACTCACCTGACCACTTTGAGGGCCGAACGCAGGAAACACCTGGAGGAGGTGCTGGAAATGAA ACAGGAGGCGCTGCTGGCAGCCATCAGTGAGAAGGACGCCAACATTGCCCTGCTGGAGCTGTCTTCgtccaagaagaagaagacgcAGGACGAGGTGGCTCTGctaaagagagagaaggaccgTCTGGTACAACAGCTCAAACAGCAG actCAGAACCGTATGAAGCTAATGGCAGACAACTATGAGGATGACCACTTGAAGACCGCTCCCGACCAGACCAATCACAAACCTTCTCCAGATCAG GATGATGAGGAGGGTATTTGGGCATAG
- the LOC110522068 gene encoding ELKS/Rab6-interacting/CAST family member 1 isoform X2, protein MYGSARSVGRADANHSGGGRDAGRDGGSSQGSGRSPRLPRSPRMGHRRTNSTGGSGGCPGGAGGKTLSMENIQSLNAAYATSGPMYLSDNEVAMSDRVNKSGREMTTMGRQRVTYGSRASAGGGGGVAASTPNIATSAPANAVLPGGMMAGDSLAFGDHHMASTVPHSLRQARDNTILDLQAQLKEVLRENELLCREVEVKESKLSSSMNSIKTFWSPELKKERALRKDEVSKITVWKEQYRVVQDETQHLHMTVQALQDELRIQRDLNQLLQQDPASQGRELALNSEPTEENYRRLHGDHERQAKELFLLRKTLEEMELRIDTQKQTLGARDESIKKLLEMLQSKGPSAKASEEDQERTRRLADAEMHRHHLESLLDQRDRETTALREELHRRYEGTPESTKTKALQTVIDMKDAKINSLERGLRDMEEEVMMLKSNGLLSCEERQEDMKQMEVYRSHTKFMKNKMDQVKQDMSRKDTELLGLQTKLETLTNQFSDSKQHIEVLKESLTAKEQRAAILQTEVDALRLRLEEKETTLNKKSKQIQEMSEEKGTLNGEIHDLKDMLEVKERKVNVLQKKIENLQEQLRDKEKQMSSLKERVKSLQTDTSNTDTALNTLEESLAEKERIIERLKEQRDRDDREKTEEIDSNKKELKDLKEKVSLLQGDLSDRETNLLDLKEHASSLASSGLKKDSKLKSMEISLDHKKEECLKLENHLKRAQNATLEAKANTELSERITSLEQEVTRHREDSGKAQAEVDRLLEILREMENEKNDKDRKINELENQSSRQTKDQSKKVASLKHKEQVEKSRNARLVDEAKKREDNISESSQQVKDSLRLKTERIEELEEALRESVQITAEREMVLAQEEAARNHQEKQIEELLGAMEKVKQELESMRAKLSSTQQSLCEKETHLTTLRAERRKHLEEVLEMKQEALLAAISEKDANIALLELSSSKKKKTQDEVALLKREKDRLVQQLKQQTQNRMKLMADNYEDDHLKTAPDQTNHKPSPDQMIPPLLSLSENRNKLKLYIAHLTDLCHDRDPSILSVLTPPPHYHHANPPAWEEELHKMTLEQLELELELCEKESGELQEYANSVLQQIADYCPDILEQVVNALEESC, encoded by the exons ATGTACGGCAGCGCCCGTTCCGTTGGCCGAGCGGATGCCAACCACAGCGGAGGAGGGAGAGACgctgggagggatggggggagcaGCCAGGGTTCTGGGCGCTCCCCTCGTCTCCCCCGCTCACCACGGATGGGTCACCGTCGCACCAACAGCACGGGGGGCAGCGGAGGATGTCCAGGCGGAGCGGGGGGTAAGACCCTCTCCATGGAGAACATCCAGTCCCTCAATGCAGCCTACGCCACCTCAGGACCCATGTACCTGAGCGACAACGAGGTCGCCATGTCCGACCGCGTTAACAAGAGCGGTCGGGAGATGACCACAATGGGGCGACAGAGGGTGACATACGGGTCAAGGGCGAGCGCAGGTGGGGGTGGAGGCGTGGCAGCCAGCACACCAAACATCGCCACGTCGGCCCCAGCCAACGCTGTGCTCCCTGGGGGAATGATGGCAGGTGACTCCCTGGCTTTTGGGGATCACCACATGGCCTCTACGGTGCCCCACTCCCTGAGACAAGCCCGGGATAACACCATACTGGACCTGCAGGCCCAGCTCAAAGAG GTTCTGCGTGAGAATGAGTTGCTGTGTCGTGAGGTGGAGGTGAAGGAGAGCAAGCTGAGTTCCTCCATGAACTCCATAAAGACCTTCTGGAGCCCTGAGCTGAAGAAGGAGAGAGCCCTAAGGAAGGACGAGGTGTCCAAGATCACTGTCTGGAAGGAACAATACCGCGTGGTGCAAGACGAGACACAG cacCTCCACATGACGGTCCAGGCCTTGCAGGATGAATTGAGGATCCAGAGAGACCTGAACCAGCTGCTCCAGCAGGACCCTGCCAGCCAGGGTCGCGAACTGGCCCTGAACTCTGAACCCACGGAGGAGAACTACCGGCGGCTTCATGGGGACCACGAGCGTCAGGCCAAGGAGCTGTTCCTGCTCAGAAAGACCCTGGAGGAGATGGAGCTGAGGATAGACACCCAGAAACAGACCCTGGGTGCCAGGGACGAGTCCATCAAGAAACTGCTGGAGATGCTGCAGAGCAAAG GGCCGTCGGCTAAGGCCTCAGAGGAAGACCAGGAGAGAACCAGGAGACTGGCTGATGCTGAGATGCACAGACACCATCTAGAGTCCCTACTggaccagagagacagggagacgacTGCTCTACGAGAG GAGCTGCATCGTCGATACGAGGGAACCCCAGAGTCCACCAAAACCAAGGCTCTACAGACAGTCATCGACATGAAg GATGCTAAGATCAACTCTCTGGAGCGAGGTCTGAgggacatggaggaggaggtgatgatGCTCAAGTCCAACGGCCTGCTGAGCtgtgaggagagacaggaggataTGAAACAGATGGAGGTCTACCGCAGCCACACCAAGTTCATGAAGAACAAG atggacCAAGTAAAGCAGGACATGTCCAGGAAGGACACAGAGCTGCTAGGTTTACAGACCAAGCTGGAGACTCTGACCAACCAGTTCTCTGATAGCAAACAGCACATTGAGGTCCTCAAGGAGTCGCTGACCGCTAAAGAACAACGAGCAGCCATCCTACAgacagag GTGGATGCGTTGCGCCTGCGACTGGAGGAGAAGGAGACCACGCTGAACAAGAAGAGTAAACAGATCCAGGAGATGTCTGAGGAGAAGGGCACGCTCAACGGAGAGATCCACGACCTCAAGGACATGCTGGAGGTCAAGGAGCGCAAGGTCAACGTCCTGCAGAAGAAG attgAGAACCTGCAGGAACAGCTGAGAGACAAGGAGAAGCAGATGAGCAGCCTGAAGGAGAGAGTCAAGtctctacagacagacacctcTAACACAGACACAGCTCTTAACACACTGGAGGAGTCCCTCGCTgagaag GAGCGCATCATCGAGCGTCTGAAGGAGCAGAGAGACCGAGACGACAGGGAGAAGACTGAGGAGATCGACAGCAACAAGAAAGAACTGAAGGATCTGAAGGAGAAAGTCAGTCTGCTGCAGGGAGATCTGTCTGacagagag acCAATCTGTTGGACCTAAAGGAGCATGCATCATCCCTGGCCTCCTCGGGGCTGAAGAAGGACTCCAAGCTGAAGAGTATGGAGATCTCTCTGGACCATAAGAAGGAGGAGTGTCTCAAACTGGAGAACCATCTTAAGAGG gcCCAGAATGCGACTTTGGAGGCCAAGGCAAACACGGAGCTGTCGGAACGCATCACCTCCCTGGAGCAGGAAGTGACCCGACACAGAGAGGATTCTGGCAAGGCTCAGGCAGAGGTGGACCGGCTGCTGGAGAtcctgagagagatggagaatgagaAGAACGACAAGGACCGCAAGATCAACGAGCTGGAGAA TCAGTCCTCCAG GCAGACCAAGGACCAGAGTAAGAAGGTGGCGTCCCTGAAACATAAGGAGCAGGTGGAGAAGAGTAGGAACGCCCGACTGGTGGACGAAGCTAAAAAGAGAGAGGACAACATCTCAGAGAGCTCTCAACAGGTCaag GACTCTCTGCGGTTGAAGACTGAGCGTATCGAGGAGTTAGAGGAGGCTCTGAGGGAGAGTGTTCAGattacagcagagagagaaatggtgctGGCACAGGAGGAAGCTGCCAGGAACCACCAGGAGAAACAg aTTGAGGAGCTGCTGGGGGCCATGGAGAAGGTTAAACAGGAGCTGGAGTCTATGAGGGCCAAGCTATCATCTACCCAACAGTCCCTGTGTGAGAAGGAGACTCACCTGACCACTTTGAGGGCCGAACGCAGGAAACACCTGGAGGAGGTGCTGGAAATGAA ACAGGAGGCGCTGCTGGCAGCCATCAGTGAGAAGGACGCCAACATTGCCCTGCTGGAGCTGTCTTCgtccaagaagaagaagacgcAGGACGAGGTGGCTCTGctaaagagagagaaggaccgTCTGGTACAACAGCTCAAACAGCAG actCAGAACCGTATGAAGCTAATGGCAGACAACTATGAGGATGACCACTTGAAGACCGCTCCCGACCAGACCAATCACAAACCTTCTCCAGATCAG ATGAtcccccctctcctgtccctgAGTGAGAATCGCAATAAGCTTAAGCTCTACATTGCCCACCTGACTGACCTCTGCCACGACCGAGACCCCAGCATCCTCAGCGTCCTGACCCCACCCCCCCACTATCACCACGCCAACCCACCAGCCTGGGAGGAGGAGCTACACAAGATGACTTTGGAGCAG TTGGAACTGGAGTTGGAGTTGTGTGAGAAGGAGAGCGGGGAGCTGCAGGAGTATGCCAACTCAGTGCTGCAGCAGATCGCTGACTACTGCCCTGACATCCTGGAGCAGGTGGTCAACGCGCTGGAGGAGTCCTGCTGA
- the LOC110522068 gene encoding ELKS/Rab6-interacting/CAST family member 1 isoform X3, translating into MYGSARSVGRADANHSGGGRDAGRDGGSSQGSGRSPRLPRSPRMGHRRTNSTGGSGGCPGGAGGKTLSMENIQSLNAAYATSGPMYLSDNEVAMSDRVNKSGREMTTMGRQRVTYGSRASAGGGGGVAASTPNIATSAPANAVLPGGMMAGDSLAFGDHHMASTVPHSLRQARDNTILDLQAQLKEVLRENELLCREVEVKESKLSSSMNSIKTFWSPELKKERALRKDEVSKITVWKEQYRVVQDETQHLHMTVQALQDELRIQRDLNQLLQQDPASQGRELALNSEPTEENYRRLHGDHERQAKELFLLRKTLEEMELRIDTQKQTLGARDESIKKLLEMLQSKGPSAKASEEDQERTRRLADAEMHRHHLESLLDQRDRETTALREELHRRYEGTPESTKTKALQTVIDMKDAKINSLERGLRDMEEEVMMLKSNGLLSCEERQEDMKQMEVYRSHTKFMKNKMDQVKQDMSRKDTELLGLQTKLETLTNQFSDSKQHIEVLKESLTAKEQRAAILQTEVDALRLRLEEKETTLNKKSKQIQEMSEEKGTLNGEIHDLKDMLEVKERKVNVLQKKIENLQEQLRDKEKQMSSLKERVKSLQTDTSNTDTALNTLEESLAEKERIIERLKEQRDRDDREKTEEIDSNKKELKDLKEKVSLLQGDLSDRETNLLDLKEHASSLASSGLKKDSKLKSMEISLDHKKEECLKLENHLKRAQNATLEAKANTELSERITSLEQEVTRHREDSGKAQAEVDRLLEILREMENEKNDKDRKINELEKQTKDQSKKVASLKHKEQVEKSRNARLVDEAKKREDNISESSQQVKDSLRLKTERIEELEEALRESVQITAEREMVLAQEEAARNHQEKQIEELLGAMEKVKQELESMRAKLSSTQQSLCEKETHLTTLRAERRKHLEEVLEMKCRQEALLAAISEKDANIALLELSSSKKKKTQDEVALLKREKDRLVQQLKQQTQNRMKLMADNYEDDHLKTAPDQTNHKPSPDQMIPPLLSLSENRNKLKLYIAHLTDLCHDRDPSILSVLTPPPHYHHANPPAWEEELHKMTLEQLELELELCEKESGELQEYANSVLQQIADYCPDILEQVVNALEESC; encoded by the exons ATGTACGGCAGCGCCCGTTCCGTTGGCCGAGCGGATGCCAACCACAGCGGAGGAGGGAGAGACgctgggagggatggggggagcaGCCAGGGTTCTGGGCGCTCCCCTCGTCTCCCCCGCTCACCACGGATGGGTCACCGTCGCACCAACAGCACGGGGGGCAGCGGAGGATGTCCAGGCGGAGCGGGGGGTAAGACCCTCTCCATGGAGAACATCCAGTCCCTCAATGCAGCCTACGCCACCTCAGGACCCATGTACCTGAGCGACAACGAGGTCGCCATGTCCGACCGCGTTAACAAGAGCGGTCGGGAGATGACCACAATGGGGCGACAGAGGGTGACATACGGGTCAAGGGCGAGCGCAGGTGGGGGTGGAGGCGTGGCAGCCAGCACACCAAACATCGCCACGTCGGCCCCAGCCAACGCTGTGCTCCCTGGGGGAATGATGGCAGGTGACTCCCTGGCTTTTGGGGATCACCACATGGCCTCTACGGTGCCCCACTCCCTGAGACAAGCCCGGGATAACACCATACTGGACCTGCAGGCCCAGCTCAAAGAG GTTCTGCGTGAGAATGAGTTGCTGTGTCGTGAGGTGGAGGTGAAGGAGAGCAAGCTGAGTTCCTCCATGAACTCCATAAAGACCTTCTGGAGCCCTGAGCTGAAGAAGGAGAGAGCCCTAAGGAAGGACGAGGTGTCCAAGATCACTGTCTGGAAGGAACAATACCGCGTGGTGCAAGACGAGACACAG cacCTCCACATGACGGTCCAGGCCTTGCAGGATGAATTGAGGATCCAGAGAGACCTGAACCAGCTGCTCCAGCAGGACCCTGCCAGCCAGGGTCGCGAACTGGCCCTGAACTCTGAACCCACGGAGGAGAACTACCGGCGGCTTCATGGGGACCACGAGCGTCAGGCCAAGGAGCTGTTCCTGCTCAGAAAGACCCTGGAGGAGATGGAGCTGAGGATAGACACCCAGAAACAGACCCTGGGTGCCAGGGACGAGTCCATCAAGAAACTGCTGGAGATGCTGCAGAGCAAAG GGCCGTCGGCTAAGGCCTCAGAGGAAGACCAGGAGAGAACCAGGAGACTGGCTGATGCTGAGATGCACAGACACCATCTAGAGTCCCTACTggaccagagagacagggagacgacTGCTCTACGAGAG GAGCTGCATCGTCGATACGAGGGAACCCCAGAGTCCACCAAAACCAAGGCTCTACAGACAGTCATCGACATGAAg GATGCTAAGATCAACTCTCTGGAGCGAGGTCTGAgggacatggaggaggaggtgatgatGCTCAAGTCCAACGGCCTGCTGAGCtgtgaggagagacaggaggataTGAAACAGATGGAGGTCTACCGCAGCCACACCAAGTTCATGAAGAACAAG atggacCAAGTAAAGCAGGACATGTCCAGGAAGGACACAGAGCTGCTAGGTTTACAGACCAAGCTGGAGACTCTGACCAACCAGTTCTCTGATAGCAAACAGCACATTGAGGTCCTCAAGGAGTCGCTGACCGCTAAAGAACAACGAGCAGCCATCCTACAgacagag GTGGATGCGTTGCGCCTGCGACTGGAGGAGAAGGAGACCACGCTGAACAAGAAGAGTAAACAGATCCAGGAGATGTCTGAGGAGAAGGGCACGCTCAACGGAGAGATCCACGACCTCAAGGACATGCTGGAGGTCAAGGAGCGCAAGGTCAACGTCCTGCAGAAGAAG attgAGAACCTGCAGGAACAGCTGAGAGACAAGGAGAAGCAGATGAGCAGCCTGAAGGAGAGAGTCAAGtctctacagacagacacctcTAACACAGACACAGCTCTTAACACACTGGAGGAGTCCCTCGCTgagaag GAGCGCATCATCGAGCGTCTGAAGGAGCAGAGAGACCGAGACGACAGGGAGAAGACTGAGGAGATCGACAGCAACAAGAAAGAACTGAAGGATCTGAAGGAGAAAGTCAGTCTGCTGCAGGGAGATCTGTCTGacagagag acCAATCTGTTGGACCTAAAGGAGCATGCATCATCCCTGGCCTCCTCGGGGCTGAAGAAGGACTCCAAGCTGAAGAGTATGGAGATCTCTCTGGACCATAAGAAGGAGGAGTGTCTCAAACTGGAGAACCATCTTAAGAGG gcCCAGAATGCGACTTTGGAGGCCAAGGCAAACACGGAGCTGTCGGAACGCATCACCTCCCTGGAGCAGGAAGTGACCCGACACAGAGAGGATTCTGGCAAGGCTCAGGCAGAGGTGGACCGGCTGCTGGAGAtcctgagagagatggagaatgagaAGAACGACAAGGACCGCAAGATCAACGAGCTGGAGAA GCAGACCAAGGACCAGAGTAAGAAGGTGGCGTCCCTGAAACATAAGGAGCAGGTGGAGAAGAGTAGGAACGCCCGACTGGTGGACGAAGCTAAAAAGAGAGAGGACAACATCTCAGAGAGCTCTCAACAGGTCaag GACTCTCTGCGGTTGAAGACTGAGCGTATCGAGGAGTTAGAGGAGGCTCTGAGGGAGAGTGTTCAGattacagcagagagagaaatggtgctGGCACAGGAGGAAGCTGCCAGGAACCACCAGGAGAAACAg aTTGAGGAGCTGCTGGGGGCCATGGAGAAGGTTAAACAGGAGCTGGAGTCTATGAGGGCCAAGCTATCATCTACCCAACAGTCCCTGTGTGAGAAGGAGACTCACCTGACCACTTTGAGGGCCGAACGCAGGAAACACCTGGAGGAGGTGCTGGAAATGAA GTGCAGACAGGAGGCGCTGCTGGCAGCCATCAGTGAGAAGGACGCCAACATTGCCCTGCTGGAGCTGTCTTCgtccaagaagaagaagacgcAGGACGAGGTGGCTCTGctaaagagagagaaggaccgTCTGGTACAACAGCTCAAACAGCAG actCAGAACCGTATGAAGCTAATGGCAGACAACTATGAGGATGACCACTTGAAGACCGCTCCCGACCAGACCAATCACAAACCTTCTCCAGATCAG ATGAtcccccctctcctgtccctgAGTGAGAATCGCAATAAGCTTAAGCTCTACATTGCCCACCTGACTGACCTCTGCCACGACCGAGACCCCAGCATCCTCAGCGTCCTGACCCCACCCCCCCACTATCACCACGCCAACCCACCAGCCTGGGAGGAGGAGCTACACAAGATGACTTTGGAGCAG TTGGAACTGGAGTTGGAGTTGTGTGAGAAGGAGAGCGGGGAGCTGCAGGAGTATGCCAACTCAGTGCTGCAGCAGATCGCTGACTACTGCCCTGACATCCTGGAGCAGGTGGTCAACGCGCTGGAGGAGTCCTGCTGA